From a single Prosthecobacter sp. genomic region:
- a CDS encoding Gfo/Idh/MocA family oxidoreductase: MEPTIKIALVGAGMFGGDVHARAYADLQRFGIAGQLARVGLDKYSRELAGVKFDLVAVATRSEKSAKKAAAAFKDITGHEPRAFHGDEPWNDILKAFPDLDVMAVATPDHLHTQPILAALAAGVHVLTEKPMCLSIQESDQIIDAAKAKNLIVAVDMHKRYDPDHLRIRDDIQNRIGAPLYGTAYLEEPLEVSTSTFKWVESSDPFSYVGPHWTDLIWSYYKSKPVSLTAVGQKQRLIRDGINAFDAVQVRVDYDNGMSINYHNNWITPADFEGPVNQGHEILGADGKVESDQQYRGFRWWNAGGGSRTSNNHFTREVTRPDGTKGYIGYGVDSLTVGLVAVCRVKFANESRDTVAELYPTAEEARITCAIVDAAARVRDLNFKYINEGKGATVTARFGPDGITIIDPNAAEVFQRIYDRPL, from the coding sequence ATGGAACCCACCATCAAGATCGCCCTCGTCGGTGCCGGCATGTTCGGCGGAGATGTTCACGCACGCGCCTACGCGGACTTGCAGCGCTTCGGCATCGCCGGCCAACTCGCACGTGTCGGATTGGACAAATACTCGCGCGAACTCGCCGGGGTGAAGTTTGATCTCGTCGCCGTGGCCACGCGCAGCGAGAAATCAGCGAAGAAAGCCGCCGCCGCCTTCAAGGACATCACCGGACACGAGCCGCGTGCTTTTCACGGCGATGAGCCGTGGAATGACATCTTGAAGGCGTTTCCCGATCTCGATGTGATGGCCGTGGCCACGCCGGATCATCTGCACACGCAGCCGATCCTCGCGGCACTGGCCGCAGGCGTTCACGTTTTGACGGAAAAACCGATGTGTCTCTCGATCCAGGAGTCGGATCAGATCATCGACGCGGCAAAGGCGAAGAACCTCATCGTCGCCGTGGACATGCACAAGCGCTACGACCCCGACCACCTGCGCATCCGCGATGACATTCAAAATCGCATCGGCGCGCCGCTCTATGGCACCGCCTATCTCGAAGAACCGCTCGAAGTGAGCACCAGCACCTTCAAGTGGGTGGAAAGCAGCGATCCCTTCAGCTACGTCGGCCCGCACTGGACGGATCTGATCTGGAGCTACTACAAATCAAAGCCCGTGAGCCTCACCGCCGTGGGCCAGAAGCAGCGCCTCATCCGCGATGGCATCAACGCCTTCGACGCCGTGCAGGTACGCGTGGACTACGACAACGGCATGTCGATCAACTACCACAACAACTGGATCACGCCCGCCGACTTTGAAGGCCCGGTCAATCAAGGCCACGAGATCCTCGGCGCGGACGGCAAGGTGGAGAGTGACCAGCAGTACCGCGGATTCCGCTGGTGGAACGCCGGTGGCGGCTCGCGCACCAGCAACAACCACTTCACCCGCGAAGTGACGCGCCCAGACGGCACCAAAGGCTACATCGGCTATGGTGTGGATAGTCTCACCGTCGGCCTCGTGGCGGTCTGCCGTGTGAAGTTTGCCAATGAATCACGCGATACTGTCGCCGAACTCTATCCCACCGCCGAAGAGGCCCGCATCACCTGCGCCATCGTCGATGCCGCTGCCCGTGTGCGTGATTTGAACTTCAAATACATCAACGAAGGCAAGGGCGCGACCGTCACCGCCCGCTTCGGCCCGGATGGCATCACCATCATCGATCCGAACGCGGCGGAGGTGTTCCAGCGCATCTACGACCGGCCGCTGTGA
- a CDS encoding VOC family protein, whose amino-acid sequence MKVERLKYVIWAADMNRAVNFYAQVFGGTILKQNDIISEVSICDGIIGIHGGGEGNRTWTGLSFQVPDVIEGAREIVAAGGQLTREPQPENGEPPHLAMCVDTEGNEIMLTRKRTH is encoded by the coding sequence ATGAAAGTAGAACGCCTCAAATACGTCATCTGGGCCGCCGACATGAACCGCGCCGTGAATTTTTACGCACAGGTCTTTGGCGGCACCATCCTCAAGCAGAACGACATCATCAGCGAGGTGTCCATCTGCGACGGCATCATCGGCATCCATGGCGGCGGCGAAGGCAACCGCACCTGGACCGGATTGAGCTTCCAAGTGCCTGATGTGATCGAAGGCGCGCGTGAAATCGTCGCCGCAGGCGGTCAGCTCACGCGTGAGCCTCAGCCCGAAAACGGCGAACCGCCGCATCTGGCGATGTGCGTGGACACCGAGGGCAACGAAATCATGCTCACGCGCAAACGCACGCACTGA
- a CDS encoding sugar transferase: protein MQLTELFDSALLAFCLWFGHFLRSELVPVFMPDVAVIPPLEKFYWVIAVVAPFMPIVLEARGFYSNISNKTLGRSVRQLAEALAVIGMCIAFCMVFFKWSIESRAVVIFSVSLGALSLLLREAWQRDMLRQQMISGRGRERVIIAGAQTDLDAFLMNMSAEQRAEIEVVGQIDITQRPVVELVAALHEHSISRVLFAAQHVHFSKIEEAVQACETEGVEAWIAADFFQTAIARPTFDVLGGRLMLVFHSTPQASWELLFKGIVDRVGALILLLLSLPVWLVAIIGIRIGSRGPIFFKQERAGHYGKAFTMWKFRTMHQDAESQRAELEEHNEMDGPVFKITNDPRIFAFGRWLRRNSIDELPQLINVLRGEMSLVGPRPLPVYEIQRIEKHAQRRRLSVKPGLTCLWQVTGRNGIKNFEEWVALDLKYIDNWSFWLDLKILAQTLPAVIRGSGAS from the coding sequence TTGCAGCTCACAGAGTTGTTCGACAGCGCTCTGCTGGCGTTCTGCCTCTGGTTCGGGCATTTCCTGCGCTCGGAGCTTGTGCCGGTGTTCATGCCAGATGTGGCGGTGATTCCGCCACTGGAGAAGTTTTACTGGGTCATCGCGGTTGTGGCCCCGTTCATGCCCATTGTTTTGGAGGCACGCGGTTTTTACTCGAACATCAGCAACAAGACGCTCGGACGCTCGGTACGCCAGCTTGCGGAAGCGCTGGCCGTCATCGGCATGTGCATCGCCTTCTGCATGGTGTTCTTCAAATGGTCGATCGAGAGCCGCGCCGTGGTCATCTTCTCCGTCTCCCTCGGGGCGCTGTCACTGCTGCTGCGCGAGGCCTGGCAGCGCGACATGCTGCGCCAGCAGATGATTTCTGGCAGAGGCCGTGAGCGCGTGATCATCGCCGGCGCACAGACCGACCTGGACGCCTTCCTCATGAACATGAGCGCCGAACAACGCGCCGAGATCGAAGTCGTGGGGCAGATCGACATCACGCAGCGCCCGGTGGTAGAACTGGTGGCGGCCTTGCACGAGCACTCCATCAGCCGCGTGCTCTTCGCCGCCCAGCATGTGCATTTCAGCAAGATCGAGGAAGCCGTACAGGCTTGCGAAACCGAGGGTGTCGAGGCCTGGATTGCCGCTGACTTCTTCCAGACCGCCATCGCGCGGCCGACCTTCGACGTGCTCGGTGGACGCCTGATGCTCGTGTTTCACAGCACGCCACAGGCCTCATGGGAACTGCTCTTCAAAGGCATCGTCGATCGTGTCGGTGCGCTCATTCTACTGCTGCTTTCGCTGCCGGTCTGGCTGGTGGCGATCATCGGCATCCGCATCGGATCACGCGGCCCGATTTTCTTCAAGCAGGAACGCGCCGGGCATTACGGCAAGGCCTTCACCATGTGGAAGTTCCGCACCATGCATCAGGATGCCGAATCACAGCGTGCGGAACTCGAAGAACACAATGAGATGGACGGTCCCGTTTTCAAAATCACCAACGACCCGCGCATCTTCGCCTTCGGTCGCTGGCTGCGCCGCAACAGCATCGACGAACTGCCGCAGCTCATCAACGTGCTGCGCGGCGAGATGAGCCTCGTCGGTCCGCGTCCCCTGCCCGTCTATGAGATCCAGCGCATCGAAAAGCATGCGCAGCGCCGCCGCTTGAGCGTCAAACCCGGCCTGACGTGTCTCTGGCAGGTCACCGGCCGCAACGGCATCAAGAACTTCGAGGAGTGGGTCGCACTCGATCTCAAGTACATCGACAACTGGTCCTTCTGGCTCGATCTCAAAATCCTCGCGCAGACACTTCCCGCCGTGATTCGCGGCAGCGGCGCCAGTTGA
- a CDS encoding c-type cytochrome, with protein MKSLLLPLLFATTAGFAQIADQATPVSAIKMAKGFKAELLYSVPKADQGSWVSMTQDDKGRMICSDQYGALYRITPPALDGSPSETKIEKLSIDFGHCQGLLFHNGSLYGVVNDEAYQGRGLYRCKDTNGDDQFDAVELLRSFPGKAGEHGPHGVVLGPDGKSLYVMCGNQTPEPSCETSRVPRHWGEDQLFPMILGRGFMRDVLAPGGWLAKTDLDGKKWELINTGTRNTYDIAINRHGDIFGFDADMEWDTGMPWYRPTRVCFMQSGGEFGWRTCSKKWPARWEDSLPAVCDIGPGSPTGVAFGYGAKFPAKYQDALYICDWSYGKMYAVHLAPNGGGYTGVQEEFMSASPLPLTDIEVSKKDGAMYVSIGGRKVQSGLYRVTYTGTESVLPAPQPERKPPVRGYLEPFHGRQDPKAAETAWPHLGDADRHLRFAARIAIEHQPVASWKDKALNETNPRAALTALMALARSSGGDKSLQQPILAALNKIDFKALKGIDRVTLIRDYMLAFTRLGEPDAETKATLIKHLSPLYPTNDPALNRDLCEVLVYLGDASIVAKAAPLVNESPTQEEQIDYARILRFAKTGWTKELRADYFRWFLRAANYKGGASFDLFIGEIKQDALKTMSEEEKLAIKDVLDAKPEAKAPSFTVKPMQFVKAWTLDELNKSLGVGLEGNRNFANGRNMFGAATCFACHRFNQEGGAVGPDLTSVAGKYSPRDLLEHILDPNKEISDQYGSTVFTKKDGSTVIGRIANMKENIMMVCTNMMDPNNFTNVDARDVVKTEESKISMMPPGLMFMLKEDDILDLLAYLLSKGNPDDPMFVK; from the coding sequence ATGAAATCCCTCCTCCTCCCGCTGCTTTTCGCCACCACGGCCGGCTTTGCCCAGATCGCCGACCAGGCCACGCCGGTTTCCGCCATCAAGATGGCGAAAGGCTTCAAGGCCGAGCTGCTGTATTCCGTTCCCAAGGCGGATCAAGGTTCCTGGGTTTCGATGACGCAGGATGACAAGGGACGCATGATCTGCAGCGATCAATACGGCGCGCTCTATCGCATCACACCGCCTGCGTTGGATGGCAGTCCGTCGGAGACGAAGATCGAGAAGCTCAGCATCGACTTCGGCCACTGCCAGGGCCTGTTGTTTCACAATGGCAGCCTCTATGGCGTGGTGAATGACGAGGCGTATCAGGGCCGCGGCCTCTACCGCTGCAAGGACACCAATGGAGACGATCAATTCGATGCCGTCGAACTGCTGCGCTCGTTTCCTGGCAAGGCGGGCGAGCACGGACCGCATGGCGTGGTGCTCGGACCCGATGGCAAATCGCTTTATGTGATGTGCGGCAATCAAACGCCGGAACCGAGCTGCGAAACCAGTCGCGTGCCGCGTCATTGGGGCGAGGACCAGCTTTTCCCGATGATACTCGGACGTGGCTTCATGCGTGACGTTCTTGCGCCCGGCGGCTGGCTGGCGAAGACCGATCTCGACGGCAAAAAGTGGGAACTCATCAACACCGGCACCCGCAACACCTACGACATCGCCATCAACCGCCACGGCGACATCTTCGGCTTCGATGCTGACATGGAATGGGACACTGGCATGCCGTGGTATCGTCCGACGCGTGTCTGTTTCATGCAGAGTGGCGGTGAGTTCGGCTGGCGCACCTGTAGCAAGAAATGGCCCGCGCGCTGGGAGGACAGCCTGCCCGCCGTCTGCGACATCGGCCCCGGCTCTCCCACTGGCGTTGCCTTCGGCTACGGTGCGAAGTTTCCCGCCAAATATCAAGACGCGCTCTACATCTGCGATTGGAGCTACGGCAAGATGTATGCCGTGCATCTCGCTCCAAACGGCGGCGGCTACACCGGCGTGCAGGAAGAGTTCATGAGTGCCTCACCGCTGCCGCTGACGGACATCGAGGTCTCGAAGAAGGATGGTGCGATGTATGTGAGCATCGGTGGCCGCAAGGTGCAGTCGGGATTGTATCGGGTCACTTACACAGGGACCGAATCAGTATTGCCAGCGCCCCAGCCTGAGCGGAAGCCGCCGGTTCGCGGTTACTTGGAACCCTTCCACGGCAGGCAAGATCCGAAGGCGGCCGAAACCGCATGGCCGCACCTTGGCGATGCAGACCGCCACCTTCGCTTCGCTGCTCGCATCGCCATTGAGCATCAGCCTGTGGCCTCATGGAAGGACAAGGCGCTCAATGAAACTAATCCGCGCGCCGCATTGACCGCGCTCATGGCCCTCGCTCGCAGCAGTGGCGGCGACAAATCACTTCAGCAGCCGATTCTCGCCGCGCTGAACAAGATCGACTTCAAAGCGCTCAAGGGCATCGACCGCGTGACGTTGATTCGCGATTACATGCTCGCTTTCACACGTTTGGGCGAACCGGATGCCGAAACGAAGGCGACGCTGATCAAACATCTGTCGCCATTGTATCCCACCAACGACCCGGCGCTCAATCGCGACCTGTGCGAGGTGCTCGTCTATCTCGGCGATGCCAGCATCGTCGCCAAGGCGGCCCCGCTGGTGAATGAATCGCCCACGCAGGAGGAACAGATCGACTACGCCCGCATCCTGCGCTTCGCGAAAACCGGCTGGACGAAGGAACTGCGCGCCGACTACTTCCGCTGGTTCCTGCGTGCCGCGAACTACAAGGGCGGTGCGTCGTTTGACCTGTTCATCGGTGAGATCAAGCAGGACGCGCTCAAAACGATGAGCGAGGAGGAAAAACTCGCCATCAAGGATGTGCTGGATGCCAAACCGGAGGCCAAAGCCCCGAGCTTCACCGTGAAGCCGATGCAGTTTGTCAAAGCGTGGACGCTCGATGAACTGAACAAATCCCTCGGTGTCGGTCTGGAAGGCAATCGCAACTTCGCCAATGGCCGCAACATGTTTGGCGCGGCCACCTGCTTCGCTTGTCATCGCTTCAATCAAGAAGGCGGTGCCGTCGGCCCCGATCTCACCAGCGTGGCCGGCAAATACAGCCCGCGCGACCTGCTGGAACACATCCTCGATCCGAACAAGGAGATCAGCGACCAGTACGGCAGCACCGTCTTCACCAAGAAAGATGGCAGCACAGTCATCGGCCGCATCGCCAACATGAAGGAGAACATCATGATGGTCTGCACCAACATGATGGACCCGAACAACTTCACCAACGTGGATGCCCGCGATGTGGTGAAGACCGAGGAAAGCAAGATCAGCATGATGCCGCCCGGCTTGATGTTCATGCTCAAGGAGGACGACATCCTCGACCTGCTGGCCTACCTGCTGAGCAAAGGGAACCCGGATGACCCGATGTTTGTGAAGTGA
- a CDS encoding type I 3-dehydroquinate dehydratase translates to MLFSSRPLAVGVVADPAALEHFTSLDATSRAALCDVAELRLDQLKLPADDLRARLAGNELPLLLTARHPAEGGQGPEDPAARAAMIEPLLDLATLIDLELRSAAQMQGTIAKARAAGVPVVGSFHDFQATPADEVLRGAVNFAQQAGLDAVKIATYLNTQDDLIRLMKLAGETHRLRLSVMGMGPWGRVSRLVLAKCGSLLNYGFIGASNAPGQWPVARLKELLAEL, encoded by the coding sequence TTGCTCTTCTCCTCCCGGCCGCTCGCTGTGGGGGTGGTGGCCGATCCAGCAGCCTTGGAGCATTTCACGTCCCTGGATGCGACTTCACGCGCCGCCTTGTGTGACGTGGCAGAGCTGCGGCTGGACCAGTTGAAGCTGCCTGCGGACGATTTACGTGCCCGGCTTGCCGGAAATGAGCTGCCGCTGCTCCTGACCGCCCGCCACCCAGCCGAAGGCGGCCAAGGCCCGGAAGATCCGGCGGCCCGTGCCGCCATGATCGAGCCGCTGCTGGACCTCGCCACGCTCATCGACCTCGAACTGCGCAGCGCCGCCCAGATGCAGGGCACCATTGCCAAAGCGCGTGCCGCCGGTGTGCCGGTGGTCGGCTCGTTTCACGATTTCCAGGCCACACCCGCCGATGAAGTACTCCGTGGCGCGGTAAACTTTGCCCAGCAGGCCGGACTGGATGCCGTGAAGATAGCCACCTACCTGAACACGCAGGACGATTTGATCCGCCTCATGAAACTGGCGGGCGAAACGCACCGCCTGCGTCTTTCCGTCATGGGCATGGGCCCTTGGGGTCGTGTTTCACGACTGGTGCTGGCAAAATGTGGCAGTCTGTTGAATTACGGCTTCATTGGCGCTTCGAATGCTCCCGGCCAGTGGCCAGTTGCCCGCCTGAAGGAACTCCTCGCCGAACTCTGA
- a CDS encoding platelet-activating factor acetylhydrolase IB subunit: protein MKSFAILLASLCFAAVSLAETAKNLAIDPKPREGGWVKRHESFNEISKKGEAQLVFLGDSITQGWEGNGKEAWAKTWAPLKAANFGIGGDRTEHVIWRLQNGNFDGIKPKLVVLMIGTNNTGHQGRPAVEHGGVVYTSSAEQTAEGVKMILDILGKKLPETKVLLLGIFPRGATKDDAMRKQNVATNNLISGFADGKRIHYMDIGNTFLQPDGTLPKEIMPDLLHLNAKGYDMWTAAIEGKVKELMK from the coding sequence ATGAAATCATTCGCCATTCTCCTCGCATCCCTCTGTTTCGCCGCTGTCAGCCTCGCTGAAACCGCCAAGAATCTCGCCATCGACCCGAAACCGCGTGAAGGCGGCTGGGTGAAGCGGCACGAGTCGTTCAACGAAATTTCCAAGAAGGGCGAGGCACAGTTGGTCTTCCTCGGCGATTCCATCACGCAGGGTTGGGAAGGCAATGGCAAGGAAGCCTGGGCCAAAACTTGGGCACCGCTCAAGGCCGCGAACTTCGGCATCGGCGGCGACCGCACCGAGCACGTCATCTGGCGCCTGCAAAACGGCAACTTCGACGGCATCAAGCCGAAACTCGTCGTGCTCATGATCGGCACCAACAATACCGGCCATCAGGGCCGTCCCGCTGTGGAGCACGGTGGCGTCGTTTACACCAGCTCTGCCGAGCAGACCGCTGAAGGCGTGAAGATGATCCTCGACATCCTCGGCAAAAAACTGCCAGAGACCAAAGTGCTGCTGCTCGGCATCTTCCCACGCGGCGCGACGAAGGATGACGCGATGCGCAAACAGAACGTCGCCACGAACAACCTCATCTCCGGCTTCGCCGACGGCAAACGCATCCACTACATGGACATTGGCAACACCTTTCTCCAGCCCGACGGCACGCTGCCGAAAGAAATCATGCCCGACCTGCTCCACCTCAATGCCAAAGGCTACGACATGTGGACTGCCGCCATTGAAGGCAAGGTCAAGGAACTCATGAAGTAA
- a CDS encoding HEAT repeat domain-containing protein codes for MIGRWFKLRRARQALAAQDPSKRKAGLEMISDLEDPQLADLVTKMAVADPDMDCFMAARERVLKHSTPRVVSALRHHLLMSWELGTRRCAAEILGSIGGQDAMYALARGVEDFTFRQVQELCARALGKIRDPAVIPLLKKIADDAFWYPSRKKRVGGSGIDIGYDVNAVAREDARVREAALEALASIGGGEVIAIIRRHIKDADVLVRGTAERLLKQLETPQA; via the coding sequence ATGATTGGCCGCTGGTTCAAACTGCGTCGCGCACGCCAGGCACTGGCAGCGCAAGATCCATCGAAACGGAAGGCCGGGCTGGAAATGATTTCTGATCTCGAGGATCCACAGCTCGCGGATCTCGTGACCAAGATGGCGGTGGCCGACCCGGACATGGACTGCTTCATGGCTGCGCGTGAAAGGGTGCTCAAACACAGCACACCGCGTGTTGTCAGTGCACTGCGCCACCATCTGCTCATGTCCTGGGAGCTCGGCACCCGGCGGTGTGCCGCCGAGATTCTGGGCAGCATCGGTGGCCAGGATGCCATGTATGCGCTGGCACGAGGCGTCGAGGATTTCACTTTTCGCCAGGTGCAGGAGCTTTGCGCCCGCGCACTCGGCAAGATCCGTGATCCGGCGGTCATCCCGCTGCTGAAAAAGATCGCGGATGACGCTTTCTGGTATCCCAGCCGTAAAAAGCGCGTCGGCGGATCAGGCATCGACATCGGCTATGATGTAAATGCGGTGGCCCGGGAGGATGCCAGGGTGCGCGAAGCTGCGCTGGAGGCCCTCGCCAGCATCGGTGGTGGCGAGGTGATCGCCATCATCCGCCGCCACATCAAGGATGCCGACGTCTTGGTTCGCGGCACCGCCGAGCGTCTGCTGAAGCAGTTGGAAACGCCGCAGGCCTGA
- the fabV gene encoding enoyl-ACP reductase FabV, protein MIVAPKIRGFICTTAHPTGCAKHIADQIAVVKGRGPIANGPKKVLVIGSSTGYGLSSRIAAAFGSNAATIGVFFEKPAEADRCGTTGWYNSAAFENEAKAAGLYARSFNGDAFSDAMKTEVIEAIKKDLGQVDCVIYSLASPRRTHPKTGEVFKSVLKPIGSSSYTNKNLNTGTGVVNEVTIEPANDDEITQTVAVMGGEDWEMWIDALLGAGVLADGVQTVAYSYIGPEVTWPIYKNGTIGRAKEDLERVQRVLDTKLATIKGKAWVSVNKALVTQASSAIPVVPLYISLLYKVMKAEGTHEDCIEQMDRLFRERLYNGNPQPDEAGRIRVDDWEMAPAVQALVGKRWAEVNTENFAELGDFEGYQSSFLRLFGFGLAGVDYNADVDVNVRVPSLA, encoded by the coding sequence ATGATCGTCGCCCCTAAAATTCGTGGATTCATCTGCACCACCGCGCATCCCACCGGTTGTGCCAAACACATCGCTGACCAGATTGCCGTCGTCAAAGGACGCGGCCCCATCGCCAACGGACCGAAGAAGGTGCTCGTGATCGGTTCTTCCACCGGCTACGGCCTGTCCTCGCGCATCGCGGCGGCATTTGGCTCGAACGCGGCCACCATCGGCGTGTTCTTTGAAAAACCCGCCGAGGCCGATCGCTGCGGCACCACGGGCTGGTACAACTCCGCCGCTTTCGAAAACGAGGCCAAGGCCGCCGGATTGTATGCACGCTCGTTCAACGGCGACGCTTTCTCGGATGCGATGAAGACCGAAGTCATCGAAGCGATCAAAAAAGACCTCGGACAGGTCGATTGCGTCATCTACAGCCTCGCCTCCCCACGCCGCACGCATCCGAAGACTGGAGAGGTCTTCAAGTCGGTGCTCAAGCCCATCGGCAGTTCATCTTACACGAACAAGAATCTCAACACCGGCACAGGCGTGGTCAATGAAGTGACCATCGAGCCTGCCAACGACGACGAGATCACCCAAACTGTGGCTGTCATGGGCGGTGAAGATTGGGAGATGTGGATCGATGCCCTGCTTGGCGCGGGAGTTCTCGCCGACGGTGTGCAAACCGTGGCCTACAGTTACATCGGCCCTGAAGTGACCTGGCCGATCTACAAGAACGGCACCATCGGCCGCGCCAAGGAAGACTTGGAGCGCGTGCAGCGTGTGCTCGACACCAAACTGGCCACCATCAAGGGCAAGGCCTGGGTTTCCGTGAACAAGGCGCTTGTTACACAGGCCAGTTCCGCGATTCCCGTGGTGCCGCTGTACATTTCGTTGCTCTACAAGGTTATGAAGGCCGAGGGCACGCATGAGGATTGCATCGAGCAGATGGACCGCCTCTTCCGCGAGCGGCTCTACAACGGCAATCCGCAGCCCGATGAAGCCGGACGCATTCGTGTCGATGACTGGGAAATGGCTCCCGCTGTTCAAGCACTCGTCGGCAAACGCTGGGCCGAGGTGAACACCGAAAACTTTGCCGAACTCGGCGACTTCGAAGGCTACCAGTCCAGCTTCCTGCGCCTCTTTGGCTTCGGCCTCGCAGGCGTGGACTACAATGCCGATGTCGATGTGAATGTCCGCGTGCCATCGCTGGCGTAA
- a CDS encoding serine hydrolase, with protein sequence MITRFHFRHARRALLAGLFCASITGCDDPKREQQLQWREEEVEAKVAGVAKREREIAAERQRIEQDKAAVAAREATVAQLKAQLAEEIEKTKKVRHEIEIKNLRGPIPQITAGRCIVIDAESDDVLFEKNPDLRGAIASTTKIMTGLLIVEAGDLDKIVTVELADTQCAPVRIGLKVGETYTRRHLLSAMMVKSSNDIAQALARDNAGSVAAFAAKMDARAKALGLENTHFVNPHGLPSLSDDDPYSTARDLAVIAKAADKLPDIRKIVKLQSFKFMRPDGKSIDLANTNRVLRSASYCDGMKTGYTEAAGYCLVATGERNGRRRIVVILNDTSEGVWKDAQSLLDWALKA encoded by the coding sequence ATGATCACCCGCTTCCATTTTCGTCATGCACGCCGCGCTTTGCTCGCCGGCCTCTTTTGCGCCTCCATCACCGGCTGTGATGACCCCAAACGTGAGCAGCAGCTCCAGTGGCGCGAGGAGGAGGTGGAGGCTAAAGTCGCCGGTGTTGCCAAGCGCGAACGCGAAATCGCCGCCGAACGTCAACGTATTGAGCAGGACAAGGCGGCTGTTGCTGCCCGCGAAGCCACGGTCGCACAACTCAAGGCGCAACTGGCCGAGGAGATTGAGAAAACGAAGAAAGTCCGTCACGAGATCGAGATCAAAAACCTGCGCGGACCGATTCCACAAATCACCGCCGGACGCTGCATTGTCATCGATGCTGAATCGGATGACGTGCTCTTTGAGAAGAATCCTGATCTGCGCGGAGCCATCGCCAGCACGACCAAGATCATGACCGGCCTGCTCATTGTCGAAGCAGGTGATCTCGACAAGATTGTCACCGTTGAACTGGCGGACACGCAATGCGCTCCAGTGCGCATCGGACTCAAGGTGGGCGAGACCTACACCCGCCGTCATCTTCTCAGCGCCATGATGGTGAAAAGCTCCAACGACATCGCCCAGGCGCTCGCCCGTGACAATGCCGGCAGCGTCGCCGCCTTCGCTGCGAAGATGGATGCACGGGCGAAAGCGCTCGGCCTGGAGAACACCCACTTTGTCAATCCTCACGGCCTCCCATCGCTCAGCGACGACGATCCTTACAGCACCGCCCGCGATCTCGCCGTCATCGCCAAAGCCGCCGACAAGCTGCCTGACATCCGCAAGATCGTGAAGCTGCAGAGTTTCAAATTCATGCGGCCTGACGGCAAGTCCATCGACCTTGCCAACACCAACCGCGTCCTGCGCAGCGCCAGCTATTGCGACGGCATGAAAACAGGCTACACCGAGGCGGCTGGTTACTGCCTCGTTGCCACGGGCGAACGCAATGGCCGCCGCCGCATCGTCGTCATCCTCAATGACACCAGCGAAGGCGTCTGGAAGGATGCCCAATCGCTGCTCGACTGGGCGCTGAAGGCGTAA